From a single Streptomyces misionensis genomic region:
- a CDS encoding GNAT family N-acetyltransferase → MDYRRAVAADAPAMAELFAAHHHDALTERERETQGFVQGGLDADALRSMAEDGSLLVADDGGRLAGLLGLASPENLPSPPPPIRALLAAQDSLEWQGRPLRSTPFLLYGPVVVATDYRGQGVARGLFDTALQAASGRADVMVAFIELANRTSWKVHVDGFGMTPLGEFTIADRAYGVVGASTRPTTPDARR, encoded by the coding sequence ATGGACTACCGACGTGCCGTTGCGGCCGATGCCCCGGCCATGGCCGAACTCTTCGCGGCCCATCACCATGACGCCCTCACGGAGCGAGAGCGGGAGACGCAGGGCTTTGTACAGGGGGGCCTCGATGCCGACGCGCTGCGCTCGATGGCCGAGGACGGCAGCCTGCTCGTCGCGGACGACGGCGGACGCCTGGCCGGCCTGCTCGGGCTGGCCTCCCCGGAGAACCTGCCCAGCCCGCCCCCGCCGATCCGGGCACTGCTGGCCGCGCAGGACTCGCTGGAATGGCAGGGGCGCCCGCTCCGCTCCACCCCCTTCCTGCTCTACGGCCCCGTGGTGGTCGCCACCGACTACCGCGGGCAGGGAGTGGCCCGGGGACTGTTCGACACGGCACTCCAGGCAGCCTCGGGGCGAGCCGATGTGATGGTCGCCTTCATCGAACTGGCCAACCGGACATCGTGGAAGGTCCACGTGGACGGCTTCGGAATGACCCCGCTGGGAGAGTTCACCATCGCCGACCGCGCCTACGGCGTCGTCGGCGCATCCACCCGCCCGACGACACCGGATGCGCGGCGTTAG